The nucleotide window TATAGTCTAAATAtgataatagtaattttattacgaTTCCGGCCACCTTCGAATGCGCCCGTAGATTACGAATCATtgaataattatgataattgaCGCAAAATTATTGGGGAACAGAttcgataaagtaaaaaatgtaaGGGTGATTGGAGATCCCGAGGCCTGGGCGGAACGCTGAGCGgcattattagtaatttatgtCATAGCGTCGATTTCATAATGTTACGCCGACGGCGAAAataaaatttccttttttacGGTCGTCAAGACGTTTCGATTCTATTAGATTGGCTCATTGGTTAAAATGAAATCAtccgtttaaaaaaaagtaatatttttgacTGAAAAATAGTCTACTAAATGTTGAAATTGTTTACTtgattgataattgtttttgttgtgagtaaatttttacgatgcgcgcctACACCGTCACAATAAACCGAAACCCTGAAGTTAGCTcgtcaatgaagtataacttctaacgtgcgtacataaatacacacacacttttttagaaatttatgttCGTgcctagtatatatatatataagctattaaacctataaatgaaaatgtaagCCATATTGATTTATTgatcaaaatttaaatcaatcGAAATGCTCCTTCGAATcgtcgttttacaaattaatgttttaattatttttaaaagtgaagctaccactggTTCAAAAGGCAGATAATTTGTAGTaggtacaaatatattaatatatcataaatcGACCGTTcctgcggggatcgaacctaaaaatcgtttagaatttcctaatgtgtgggtaacacaaaaataaatcgtacgaattaaataattttagttaaattattttggtttctgtgctaaaatatttcaaaatatctttttacACTACAAAACACgtcatttgaaaaataaaaataagcaatttaTTCAGTATATAGAACTTTGCAGTACCTAGTTATACATAATAatcatatcaaatatatttcaGAGATTGTGTATTCTCGTCGAGATTTTTTCGGTAAATAGAAAATAAGCTTATATCTTTATTTGACCAGCGCCTCGAGTCGGATCGTCCGGCGCGGAATTGAATCAAAACATTGAATATTTATCTTCAGGCGATGGCATGAGCTCCCGGCGCGGCTTGCCTTCCACCGCGTGCTTATTGTGTTGCATTCAAAGATGTAGACGAAACTTATATATTCTGgtctttaaatttattccataataatattgaaaaagttaaacatttgattgatttatttgattgaaagatattaatttgatttagttaatatataagttatatagtTTAGGAGATATGAGTTAGTAGGAATTAATgaacttttacttcagtcgtgtgatctaaagcacactcgtttatattaaaagtaattttttttacgtaaactTAACTAAGggagttacgaaaagtatgatcgggtggggcgaacggaagttaagagggagatataagttagtaaagatagaaagaaatggagttacgtttcgtaagttttacttcagtcgggtggtctaaagcaccctcgttatttatacaattatgtaCGTACCTATAatagattattaaatatatttaaggataTGTTCATAAATGTAATAACTGTAAACATGAAAATAAAACGGAATGAATACAACAATTCATCATTCAGTATTTGCACGAGAGACGCTAgcattgtttaaaatgtatttttatattctttttaccCATTCATTCACAGCCGCGGAGGTATCATCTTGAGGCAAGCCTTTTAATATTTGATCTGCATATTTATAAATCTGTATCTCGAGGCGTGTTTGCAGTCTCCGActatattagtttattttatctttcagcttattgtttgtttaaatctGCGGTATAAAGGAGTTCTTCGGTAAGATTTGTTCTGACTGAGCTCGTTTGCGAATGTATCGCCTAACGATGTGATTCTCTAAATTGAAtagtataacatatttatacctataccattattttaaacaatgttattattaaaattacagtaAGGTCTGCGTCGTTCTTTTGTACTGTTTGTTCTGTTGTTTGTActtaattcataatttattgttaattaacggaaataataaattatcttattATAGTTATTAGGCGCACATTAAAACGTGTTCTTAAAGAGACTTATTCTTTAATTTGTGTTTAAGTGTAAGAAGGACACAGAAGAGAGACAGAGAAAGAAAATAGAGTGTGTGCTTAAGATCGCACgtcagaagtgaaaacttttaTGATTATACTAAACACAGCGCCACTGCAGCGAAGAGCAGCCGAatgtatctttctcgctcgggtacactcggtggtcccgagttcacccgatcacTCCTTTCAAAAGCCAAAAAGAagccaaaagaagttttcacttcaataatTTGATAGTTCGGGAAAAAAATCCACTATTCCTTTGTTTAACTGAtgttggatatttttttttcatcatcatcatcatcattacagcctatacagtccactgctggacataggcctccacaagtttacgccaaaaagtaacgtgaactcatgtgtactgtgtggctacggtactaaagaatatagccaccccctctcttcccgtgggtgtcttaagaggcgactaagggataaaacagttccgctaccaccttggaacttaagaggCCAACCGATgacaggataaccatccaactgctggctttgaaacatacaggccgaagacgggcaccagcgtcttcggtgcgacaaagccagccctgcggtcactaactgccatcccagcgtggtgactatgggcaaaacacacgagttcacgtttttttttgattttgacgaaCATCGTTTTTTTGAATGTTTTGGTTTTctactaataaatatatctataacaaTCACTTACCAGCGACATTCATAACATcgtgttattaaaataattgtgtttgctcgcaaacgaaaaaaaaaaccgacttcaattacatcgaagagtaatacaacgtggatcgacgaaaaaatagtcaagcaactacgcgttatcaaagattcctcaaaaagtagttatcagatctcgataaaatttatatgtgaccacatgataaacatcagctttcgattaaattaaaaattatcaaaatcggtacatccagtagaaagttatgcggtataatacaacgtaggtcgacgaaaaaagcgtcaagtaaaaacgcattattagatataactcgaaaagtagttgtcagatctcaaataaatttaaatgggaccaattggcacacaccacctttcgattaaaacaaaatttgtcgaaatcggtctacccggtcaaaagttccgatgtaacatacattaaaaaaaaaaaaaaaaaaaatacagtcgaattgagaacctcctccttttttggaagtcggttaaaaagtatatcTGACGTTTCGATTTCTCATTTGCTGGCATTTGTTCGgataaaaaacctaaaaaaaaacattttcttctTGTCGTTGTCACGTGACAGTCGTCCATTTGAGGACAGAGGCTTCTTAATggatttataatatactagcaaAACTAACATTTGCGATCACACAAATACACTGTTCCCAGTTCACAATCATCATTACTTTGGAGCGCTAACAGTGGTCGGTTCTACCGAGTATAAGTCCATTCAACGctaccaatttttttaataattttatgaatgtGTAATTcgtaataagtaatttaatataattgtgattatttttgagtttacatgacaagtgatacaatttaaaaatcacCACTATACTGGAAGGTAAAAAcaagattaaaataattcttgtttGTGAACTAAGTGTGCAAGGTCGAACATCATCTTCTTTTGTAGAGTAAATAATTCTCTtctaatttaatgtatatttaatagtttttattatctCAGAAAAGTATTAACTAAGAAGCTTATTGAATATGAAGGCTGAAAAATTCTAAAGTTTTTTTCCAATAAATCATTTTACAAttctatcataataaaatatcacgTGATATGAATGAATCAGAGCCATCTGTGATTATCTGCAAAAACCAATTTAACTAATCGAAATTATGATAAGTTATATAGGCGATCATTAGTTCCTAAATAATCTACTAGAGAGCGCTGCTATgtagttgaccccgcaaacgttgttgtaccatatatgttattaacctcctcaatcccccccttataacttatgggtatgaaaaatagatgttggccgattctcagacctaaccgatatgcacacaaaattttataaaaatctgaataataagattttcattaaaatgtttcataaaaatataggaAAAAGACATATCAAATGCAATTAAATTGAAGCTAATTAAGTAATACTAAAGTCATAAAAGTTTCACTAAATGGTAATAATTAAGTAgatatttaagatttattttatttagtattttgatacgatttaatttaacacttaagtattatattattataattttatacaaaaagaaCAACTGGACTAGAAggctatttacttattttattcattGAAATAACGATGTAAGCACTTTTCAAgtcatatcatttattttaaaaccctAATTAAGAGGACGTTTGGCGTATACATGTAGTGGAATTATGTACTTAGGtacagaaaaagaaaagaaaacggTCCAAATAAGGAATAAATGATGTAGTAAAGgaaagataattttatattttcttcgtAATTTATTACATTGAGCTAATTCTTTTGGCACATTTCAGCACTTTTACAAGGAACGTAGCCCTGTTTTCCGTAAGTACAAAGCATTTCTAAGAAGAAATCTCCTCTCTGCTTCTCGTGAGGCTGGTCGATCACAGACAGATATTTATCTAggatgaaaatatttgatttatatttcgTAGCCGCCGGCCATTTGACATCCAATAATTCAGTTTGGTTCGGCGTTGGGTTTCTgaaacgaaaatatattttaatatattttatttgaggCTATGAATAAATAAACCTCTATAACATCGATTGTACGCAcccaaatttcataaaattaacaaGTAATGTTGTAAATCTCTTCACCAAAATTTCATCATTCTTTGTCACGGGGAGCGGTATTCCAAAGGGTTGGAAGATGTAGAACAATTCCCCCGAGTGAGTGGTGCCTTCGTAATTTGCTCCCGAAATGGCTTTGCCGATGTTTCTAGAACCTTCGTAAGAGAACTGATAATTGTAAACGGGTGCATCGGAGTATTTCAccataatttttgaaaaagcgTTCATAGAACCATACGCTATCCAGTCggagtaatattttattaaattatcaactGATTTTTTGTAATCAACAGTTTCGTTTCCGAAATAATGATTCCTTATCAGCTTAcctattttttgtttatctttttCGGAACACCAACTAAAAACGCAAGGTAGGCGATCAACGAAGTTATCATTTAAGTCTTTCACTAAGCTCTCACTTAACAATCTATAAAAGAACCCGCCCTCTAAGTCCGTATATCCTACGATTACAGGAACTTTATTAAACCGTCCCGATTTCAAGATGTCATATGGAGTGCCCTTGAAAAACGGTTCAGTGAAATTGTTATCCACACACGGCGAGTACTTGAAGTATCGTGGGTTTACTGAGGTATCGTAAGTGGCGTCTAAAAGTGTGGACACGGATGCCTGAGCAAATATTTCGTATACGTCTCCTTCAGTGTTCGCTGGAGATATTTTCCTAGCGTCCTCTAATGCGGTCGTAAAAGGTTCAATGTTGAAGGCCCACGTCGAAAACGCGTTTCCACTCATTAGTATCGCTCTATGGTAAAGTCCTTTACTTAAATCGGAGAGTAAGTGCAGAGATGAGGTTGCTGCACCCGCGCTTTGTCCACTAATAGTGACGCTATCTGGAGCACCACCAAACTTAGCTATATTCTTCTGCACCCATTTTAAAGCTGCTACTTGATCTCTCAGCCCAAGATTCGAAATATCATTCAGACATAAAAATCCTAGTGCTCCTAACCTGTAGTTAACAGTCACTACTATCACGCCCTTAACGACTAGAAATTGTGGACTGTATAATTCCTTGCTGCCCTTAAAAAAGGCTCCACCGTGAAAGAAAACTAATACAGGTAGCTTGTGAGATTGTTTCGCCCAAGTAGGCACATAAACGTCGAGGTAGAGACAATCTTCGGTACCAGCTTTTATGAAGGCAACTTTTTGAGGGCATCTAACTAAGGGATTAACAGCATGAAGTACTCCTTCCCATGTTGGGGGTTCCTTGGGCtgctgaaaatatatataaaccttattaaattataagtaaataccTCGGATGAGTGTGTAATGATGAAATCTCAGTTCTTTTCTCAGTTATCTTGCGAAATACTTGTTAAGAATTCAAATACTAAAGATTCTCAGTAATTTACTGGCGAAAACCGGTTAGCTAACAGTTCAAGGTTTAATGTAAGAGCTAGTACGTCTAACCTGGAATCTCTCGCTTGTGGCGTATGGTATGCTCATATACCGGTTCATTTGAACGCCTCGCAATCCGCGTAGTTTGCCTTGACTCAGTTCCAGGACTGGCGTGAGAAATGTGCAAGATATTCCTGCCAATACTGATAGTATAATAACCGTATTACAAAAAGTAGCCACCAtacttgttatttaatattagtaaaacaacttcaattataacTAATTGAATGATAAATCAAGCAGTgtctaattttatttcaaataaaaaatgttttacaacTGTTTCTTGACGTAAAAACACACGCTTTGTAACGACCGACATTGTCTAGAAATTAAACAGAAAAAGTTCGACACTGGTTATCAACACTGAACAACAAcatcgaaatataataataaataattattattatttattaaaacactttATAAAGAACAGTCGACGCAAACAAGATCGCAATTGGACTTTTgaataataacaaacaattttCACAAAATGTTGTTAAACTATCTCTACACTATTAGCTATGCAGACCCAATCGGTCTTAACACACAGACTGTCAATGTGTTTGAGTTTTACACAAACGCGAAAGTGGTTACATCTAACGTGGCGATCTTTCGCAAGAGTGTACCGAGGTACATTCTGTTAAGCTtttatttatccatttttacgtTGTATcgattatatctaatattataattgaggtacatttttttaaagatattctGTCGAAATGGATCGTAGAGAATGTgttaattttttgaataaatggAAATATGTACCGACTAACTTTTCAAGTCCAAAATGTAGATTATCTTTCattcgcgttggcgcaacggtcacagcactggtttgtggatgttgcgctggcggttgcgggttctattccGCACATGTTTGCatttgccatacagatgtttgccgtggtctgggcgtttgtgcttgtgtattgtgtgtgtttccggacccccgacacaggcgataatatatttatttatttattctagcgTACCtatcatataattaaatatgcaAACGAAGATTATAAAAGAAGAATACAAAGATTTGTAATTCGTATTAAAATATCATCAGGATTCAAGCTTGAGAAAGACGAAGATCACTCATAgtaatctttacaaataaataaaattggagtgttctcttttttctttgtaatattaaaataaccgcgttttactaaatgcatattgatgtatacacggtacatataccaaaatatattttttttttacaatttttgtctgtctgtctatctgtttgttccggctaatctctgaaacggctgaaccgattttgacgggactttcactgggaGATAGCtcatgtagtaaggagtaacttaggctacttttttttttatctctgcGAACTAAAAAACAACTCTTTTGTTAAATCCAcgcaaacgaagtcgcgggttcagctggtataaaaaaaactaacactGTACCTTGCGTCTTacttctacttttattttagaaattctcttattttataactctgcgaactgaacaataactttttgttaaatttcacgcagaCAAAGTTACGGGAACAGCtagtaatctatactaatattattaagctgaagagttggtttgtttgtttaaacgcgctaatctcagaaacttcTAGTTTGAATTAAGAAATTCTTTTTGTTGGATAGTTCATTAATCGAGGAAGGATATAGGCTCTATAAAATCACGCTACGACCAATAGGAGCTGAGcattaataagaaatgttacaaaaccagaaaaattattcattttcgACATCTTCCGTTGACGACGCCGCTAGCGGTTAAAGCTacccaaaaattatttatgatgaAACCTAATAAAAGTCCGTGACAGCATATGTCTGTCTACCTTTTAAGGTTAAATCTATTTGCTAAAGTGATTTTATAGACATGATataaatccttatccaaataaaaatgttacttgtCACAAGTATGTCTTTTTGTACAAAATcgaagatattttttaaattactttgcaATGAACTAatgatcgaaaaatattatttattccatcTTATTGGCGATGACGATGACTGTCCATATTCAAGACCTATTTTCTTTCGTCGCAGGATTAGACAGAGTGACGTAATATTACCGAAACTGTGTACCACTGCGCTGGAAGATGTCTTTTAGACCTTGGATTGGATGggacgaggcatcaacgtcaacggtgtaTACATCTCTCTCCTTCGATTCGATGACGATATCGTCAAATTTGCGGAGACTGGAGGAGCTAGGCCAAATCCTGGGTTGCGGAAAACCAGAACACAGGCTAAAGTGATGACTGCATTATTATTAGccaggaatatatatatatatatatattttaattctttaatttttttagggacttttgtctacacagacatgccagccccatcataccctaaCTCTCACTATGTCTGagaaatggagaaagaatcattgatgatgtaagatcatattaactaacaaatttgctgcatcagacaaaggttctattaacacagaaaaaaaagtacctgAGTAAGAAAATGGCCTAAACGTAATTTGAATGCTGTAGTGATGTACTTCCTACCAATCTTTGCTTTTATAAACCAAGGTAAACGAGGGGgctgattttgaataattttgtaccaTATACCCTTTTCTTTACTTCTTTGGTCGAAATcttctttaaatttttgatgACAATCAGTTTTAAATTTAGCCAGGTATATAAATCGttacgaatgaaaaatacttcatcaataaagaaattttatgaagataaactttGTCTTTCATAGCATTTAATTTGAACGCCTAATTTAGtagataaagtaaaaacaaatgaTCGACGAAACGTCGCGGATGaagttttttcctcaaattgacGCGGGTGTAACTGCGGGGTATAGCTagttatgaaatgaaatgaaaacatttatttcgttataaggtgatatacacacttaacgaaagtcaaaataatgtcatttacaaaaataataatacaaataaatataaaaaaatcgacaataataaaagaaagttaaggtaggtagcaaaaaaaaaaatcaaacaataaaataattttttttataacacgtggttcgataagtcccgagactaagtacaaaaaaaaggtcttttttataaaattaatttttattcatcaacatagtctcctccaagagcgatacagtccctccaacgcttttctaacttttctatcccatgtgtgtagaacgatttgtctttggcttcaaaataagcctccgttgctgcgataacttcactatttgagtcaaatttcttaccctgaagcatttttttgaggtctgcaaacagccagtaatcgctgggggccaagtctaacgaataagggggatgatgaagcaattcgaagcccaattcgttaattttggccatcgttctcacggactagtgacaaggcgcgttgtcctggtgaaacaccactttctttttgttcatgtgaggccgtttatccgcaatttcgtacttcaatcgctccaataagcacatgtaatagtcactatttatattttgccccttttcaaggtagtcgatgaaaagtattccatgcgcatcccaaaatatagacgccataaccttaccggccgatttctgagtctttggacgcttcgggcggctttcaccagccgctctccactccgctgcctgccgattggattccggagtgaaatggtatatccaggttcatccattgttacataccgacgtaaaaaatcctttttattatgattcatcagcgccaaacatcgctctgaatcattgatacgttgttccttttgattagttgtaagcaaacgcggcacccacttagaaaaaagcttttttcatggccaaatttttatgtaaaatagtgaaaacactaccagctgaaatcttcactatctcggctatctctcgcacttttaccttccgatcttccaatacgattttgaggacttggttaatattttgttgagtcactgcttcatttggacgacctgagcgttccccatcattggtgtccatgcgaccgcgtttgaagtcggcataccaccgacaaatggttgctttagagggagctgatcctgcataacattttataagccattgctgtgcttcaacggtattttttcccattaaaaaacaatgttttatcaacacgcgaaactcgttttttttccattgtatcgaaattacaaccgtagcgtcacttaaatgtttcaaaatcaataattttattgttccatttttaaaaatttgacacatattcttgtattgatagccagtactttttaaaaatcaaaagagtttttaatatatgcactatttccaggttagtctcgggacttattgaacgatctagtatcttaacattgggtacattacaGACTTAGATGATATACTcagtgttatgtgcaaccttaacttagtcaaaataatcaaaatattaagttactttaaatttctaatgtctcggtagacattaccttcctataACTTACGTTGGTAAAGCTTACAGTCTCTCAGTAACGTGACGAACTCAATCAAGGGTAGAAGCTAGtgtgaaataatttatattacaattgtaATTtggtacaataaataaaattcacttcagcctatggcagtccgctgctggacataggcctccccaagttcgcgccagacatcccggttttccgcaattttcatccagcctacaccggcaatcttacgtagatcgtcggtccaacgggccggaggacgtcccacactgcgtttgccaagacacggtctccactccaggacccgtctactccaacggccatcggtcctgcgacacagatgaccagcccactgccacttgcAACTTGCTAATTTTGTGGGCTACgttggttactttcgttctctcgcggatagtctcatttctaatcctatctttgagagagaccccaagcatagcccgttccattgcacgttgagcgactttaagcttgtggaccagtcccttcgtcagtgtccacgtctcggctccgtatgttaacacagatAGAACGCAttactcgaagacttttgtcttcaagcattgcggaatcttcgaagtgaagactcgacgaagcctgccaaacgccgcccagcccaaccggatcctcctgtcggcctccttctcgaagttgttgcggccgagttaatataataagtattacaaGAAATGCGAAATTACTTCTAACGTTTCTAATGACGTATCGTTTATTTATTGTCCAGAGTGAAGATTATAGTTTtccttttaagtaaaataatgtaactttttttaaaattaaattttgtgaaATTCTTGAATTACAAATATTCAGTACGTAATTATTAAATCGTTATAATTACTCTGGTGAAGTGGTACGTGGGCCTTTACGTATGTGCTCAAACATTGGCGATTTGTGATTTGTCTGAGCTaatgatggatatttgtatttgcgcGAATTTTTTTTCCGGTCTGAGTATCtgcccttgtgggtctacccaccgtACCTTGGACATAATGCTGTGTACGTAAGCCACCAACCCACACTGGAACAGCATAGTCTAACACGTCCTCATTGTAAGTCTTATGaagcataaatttaataaaagtgtaaataatattaagtattacttaagaatatatgaatttatctcataaatctttaaaattatcctcaaaaagaaaataatatgtaaaaacagTCCGACATTTATCCGTCCAAGATAAGAACTTACTCTATTGTACCCTGAAGACCGTTTTAAGCAAAGTTTTCTCACTTACCCGtataaatttcatctttgtatCCATATATAACAAATTGGTGAAGACTGAACTGAAAGACGGCAAAGGGTTCCTCATCCGAACAATATCATAACTAACCCTTGAATGCGTattgtttttaacaaaaaaaaaaaattgtttacaggCTAGGAGGTAGATTAACGAACTAGTAAAGATGTTATAAACTACCacatcattattataaatacgtaCCTACTCTATATATAACTACCCTATTAAACCAATCTTTTTTCCTCTGTAGACCCTTCCTTGGTCTTCAAGATTCCTGCACAGCTTTTTCGACCGTAGTGACGCGTtgtgtacacacacacacacacacacacacacacacaca belongs to Melitaea cinxia chromosome 17, ilMelCinx1.1, whole genome shotgun sequence and includes:
- the LOC123661776 gene encoding esterase FE4-like encodes the protein MNRYMSIPYATSERFQQPKEPPTWEGVLHAVNPLVRCPQKVAFIKAGTEDCLYLDVYVPTWAKQSHKLPVLVFFHGGAFFKGSKELYSPQFLVVKGVIVVTVNYRLGALGFLCLNDISNLGLRDQVAALKWVQKNIAKFGGAPDSVTISGQSAGAATSSLHLLSDLSKGLYHRAILMSGNAFSTWAFNIEPFTTALEDARKISPANTEGDVYEIFAQASVSTLLDATYDTSVNPRYFKYSPCVDNNFTEPFFKGTPYDILKSGRFNKVPVIVGYTDLEGGFFYRLLSESLVKDLNDNFVDRLPCVFSWCSEKDKQKIGKLIRNHYFGNETVDYKKSVDNLIKYYSDWIAYGSMNAFSKIMVKYSDAPVYNYQFSYEGSRNIGKAISGANYEGTTHSGELFYIFQPFGIPLPVTKNDEILVKRFTTLLVNFMKFGNPTPNQTELLDVKWPAATKYKSNIFILDKYLSVIDQPHEKQRGDFFLEMLCTYGKQGYVPCKSAEMCQKN